One window from the genome of Neospora caninum Liverpool complete genome, chromosome VI encodes:
- a CDS encoding putative protamine P1 protein yields MPPIGEDGERNTRDTRTRRSGERREHRKREDEKRAGSEKRRTSGEAEEKRGRTANAMEMASWATERNASTARHNVCYDEWMQCDKCAKWRRCPAGTAEAFISTSFSCEKSFWEPVERRSCATREEAWRGRVVTLHDTGGEERRWNRLRRSAKADANDAKAGSSALQPPPSVRLPSAPAAFTATPCLLPHGACDAKLVPGGPHGVSAPATLHAVARPPAVQAQGAVFACRGEGKAGVSQDVLSQTAPVSADAERFVSAPRFARGSTDAEAALGGLADRQDLGRAFSGPEATRELLTSFLEKFNDLWLHRGEPELHGTPWPSFNGLDSTRASSSPLFSPLTSSAQGSPASASVSKPSRGSDREKWRLPSPDEVDERQRRALLEFLRDRMQTDKSSEALWVGPVSSPVSPSAALASPARLRPGRLLGLAQETPEGVESAVASKPGKDREVASERDATEQQAAYPRLPALSRQCRIDRETGLDSEAAELWWKRACMRERSKADACRRPLGPHVEMARATAGGAAKLETGSGDAGCSAPGLSRSPVTASVARSALGASWNFSFSRAPDPWRQSLQASSQPSREARPSGAQWKRSRQPASRLSASAWAPGSCLPPAVPVSRQVSPSVPLSPPAPSSLASAAALGPPWSSDRDRELLAYLALLHGEQREKGEHCERAPGKDRIQRLSSTCSFSCLPSQGSGRGRDERREHDRSKARSVQETTPMVFDSRPEARLGNVPTQRQRLDCEQRLASEASGGGAPQVKQSDESVGRERDTPEGDFPSSASPAPSSPFVLAASPVSPLAPKIAALLRMRIIQQMVLPSDSPNCCSITSRFKASNHSSMIHDVYRVGKYQRAIDVVCAERRARAARRRNHPDLETAQKASDAENGGDEIEAETTERQMRTKRGRRLAAASGVEAGGAQEARARRKAEEQELAAEPDPEKSRPAAVSGGSRGLPRSEEPDARKAAEKREEKVKEDKEKEVDKEEEEDKEEEEEEHQGPDVLEIGTGPYALLAVNAARAGARRVVALEADRHSASSAAHFVQLFGFEKQVSVLHAYSSDVTRAQLAAQFAALPLPSRRQRDAGEGGDGEAQRGLAGDPGRSREEEKEVARTEGTDECREGDALRVDQATRRQRHDRKNELKGERRDEGSRPSLRGRRTGKKGKELRTESSDDGCTEPSAKRIKRAAASPSASEPSAVACASSSSSSSFPSSSPDPFARLLIIHEIIGDFAGNEGVADVVRLLQKELRPHRPRSIPLAARSFIHPCMFPPSTSFPFPHFLHRQRSRISPRRRLIQAIGLQQFALLLATGAAEITVLYGSPYTGPVDRDKRGAKTKAADRGSGDRDRQKNGEKRGEKRGEKVQREVEEREDGAADAKHAKRERREVPCEQDPEERGENAPGRDVNAVSRRDGDAAVASIEATGAQGDEKTKAGQPRDETSGGEARRTVITEEEERSRIVEERMTVAGARPGEVCGSSSAPLLSPVFEELLLEEDMECQMQQRRLLRFVVEKRGAMAGLVVTNEVELVKGLCVGTAECVTSGPSPHAFPDEHASVWYKAFVLMPDEVSVDVGDQILVDAAIDLQNYQKEETAGAKRAEEGDGSGGDNGAARRRGRKRKRRGRPICLRRGERNGSQESRRQAGADVNAEEDGEEDGDGEADGEEDREVDGAEERERKKRDERKGPETDEKERKRGRSGRCATRRNRSGSASWTTASPPDASPRRSPSAGSAKRSRRLKSASTSLRPGKEEKGGKEASQEERETEARGVRTRRQLKIRETKDNSPKDRGCRYRRRTRSRTAEKQEDRDEEEGGDEDRAEEEERDEGRGEKRQQAGKRAQLRVKDAAKGRELGRRARESATRRGSRSSPQGPQTPDQNEEEHGEEECARHGDGRRPRRGASVESARGAVKHENAEETTDSGVSPRPAAARPSLGGPRVSRASAQQSACLKSPASSSSPLSSPPLSSSSSSSAPSLRASLESSSFVEAPGDRPEAALKAEREDRLEAPPFSGNSQRGDTHAGGESPQPSPAGQRLPARLYSRPSYKFDISVFRKQDFASLPVGVSLASLSSAALQELSPSYFASVDVPFEEQVPHAPPSEKAQQGKGRKRGPGPTDGETKP; encoded by the exons aTGCCTCCGAtaggcgaagacggagagagaaacaccagagacacgcgaacaaggcgcagcggcgagaggcgagagcacaggaaaagagaagacgagaagagagcaggaagcgagaagaggaggacgagtggagaggcagaagagaagagaggaagaacggcgaaCGCGATGGAGATGGCATCTTGGGCGACAGAGCGAAACGCGTCGACAGCGAGGCACAACGTCTGCTACGACGAGTGGATGCAG TGCGACAAGTGTGCGAAGTGGAGACGATGTCCGGCGGGAACTGCAGAGGCCTTCATAtcgacttccttctcgtgcGAGAAAAGTTTCTGGGAGCCTGTGGAGCGCCGCTCGTGCGCcaccagagaggaagcgtgGCGAGGCCGCGTCGTGACTCTCCACGACACTGGCGGTGAAGAGCGGCGCTGGAACAGACTGAGGCGCTCGGCAAAGGCAGACGCGAACGACGCCAAA GCGGGAAGCTCGGCCCTTCAACCTCCACCTTCGGTCCGTCTGCCTTCTGCTCCTGCGGCATTCACTGCAACGCCGTGTCTTCTGCCTCACGGCGCATGCGATGCGAAGCTCGTCCCCGGCGGTCCCCACGGTGTCTCTGCACCGGCGACTCTCCACGCTGTCGCCCGACCCCCAGCCGTTCAGGCCCAGGGCGCtgtctttgcatgcagaggcgagggcaAAGCCGGCGTCTCCCAGGACGTTCTGAGCCAGACTGCTCCCGTTTCTGCAGATGCCGAGAGGTTCGTCTCGGCGCCGCGGTTTGCCCGCGGATCGACAGACGCTGAAGCCGCGCTAGGCGGCCTCGCGGACCGCCAGGACCTCGGCCGGGCGTTTTCCGGGCCGGAAGCTACTCGCGAGTTGCTCACCTCGTTTCTGGAAAAATTCAACGACTTGTGGCTCCATAGAGGCGAGCCCGAGTTGCACGGGACGCCGTGGCCTTCCTTCAATGGTTTAGACTCCACCCGCGCCTCGTCGTCCCCGCTGTTCTCGCCGCTCACGTCCTCCGCTCAAGGCTCGCCCGCCTCCGCTTCGGTCTCGAAGCCCTCACGAGGCTCGGACCGCGAGAAGTGGCGCCTGCCAAGCCCAGACGAAGTGGACGAAAGGCAGCGTCGGGCACTCTTGGAGTTTCTCCGGGATCGCATGCAGACCGATAAAAGCTCCGAGGCGCTGTGGGTGggccctgtctcttcgccggtgtctccgtcggccGCTTTAGCTTCCCCTGCGCGGCTGCGTCCCGGGCGTCTCCTGGGCCTCGCCCAGGAGACGCCCGAAGGGGTCGAgtccgccgtcgcctcgaaGCCGGGGAAGGACCGAGAAGTCGCGAGTGAACGCGACGCAACGGAGCAGCAGGCAGCCTACCCGCGTCTCCCGGCGCTCTCGAGACAGTGCAGAATTGACCGAGAAACAGGCCTagacagcgaggcagctgAGCTGTGGTGGAAGCgagcatgcatgcgcgagcgCTCGAAGGCAGACGCGTGCCGTCGACCGCTTGGACCGCACGTGGAGATGGCCCGCGCGACTGCGGGCGGCGCCGCAAAGTTGGAGACAGGctcaggcgacgcaggctgCA GCGCTCCAGGCCTGTCGAGGTCGCCCGTGACGGCTTCGGTCGCGCGCTCGGCCCTCGGCGCGTCTTGGaatttttctttttctcgcgccccCGATCCCTGGCGGCAGTCGCTGCAGGCGTCGAGTCAGCCCTCTCGAGAGGCACGTCCCTCAGGGGCCCAGTGGAAGAGGAGTCGGCAGCCAGCGAGTCGTCTCAGTGCGTCCGCCTGGGCACCGGGATCATGTCTCCCTCCCgctgttcctgtctctcgccaggTGTCGCCGTCTgtccctttgtctccgccggcgccgtcttcactcgcttccgccgccgccttggGCCCGCCGTGgagcagcgacagagacagggagtTGCTGGCTTACCTGGCTTTGCTCCACGgcgaacaaagagagaaaggagaacactgcgagagagcgccAGGGAAGGACCGCATCCAAAGGCTGTCATCGacttgctctttctcttgcctccCTTCTCAAGGCAgcgggcgagggcgagacgagcgCAGAGAACACGACAGGTCGAAGGCACGTTCTGTGCAGGAGACCACGCCGATGGTTTTCGACTCTCGGCCCGAAGCCAGGCTGGGAAATGTTCCAACCCAAAGGCAGAGGCTCGACTGCGAACAGAGACTCGCCAGCGAGGCCAGCGGGGGAGGCGCCCCGCAAGTCAAGCAGTCGGACGAAAGCGTcgggcgcgagagagacacgcccgAAGGCGACTTCCCGAgttccgcctcgcccgccccttcgtcgcccttcgtcctcgcggcgtctcctgtgtctcctctggcgcCGAAGATCGCGGCGCTGCTTCGCATGCGGATCATCCAGCAGATGGTCTTGCCCTCGGATTCGCCGAATTGTTGCTCGATCACCTCCCGCTTCAAGGCGTCGAACCACTCGAGCATGATCCACGACGTGTACCGCGTGGGAAAGTACCAACGAGCCATCGACGTCGTTTGCGCAGAGCGGCgggcgagagccgcgaggcggcgcaaCCACCCAGATTTGGAGACCGCGCAAAAGGCCTCAGACGCGGAAAACGGGGGAGACGAAATAGAGGCAGAAACAACGGAGCGACAGATGCGcacaaagagagggaggcgttTGGCGGCTGCCTCGGGAGTCGAGGCAGGGGGTgcgcaggaggcgagagcgagaaggaaggcggaggagcAGGAACTGGCGGCTGAACCCGATCCGGAGAAATCCCGCCCTGCTGCTGTTTCAGGAGGCAGCAGAGGGCTACCTCGCTCCGAAGAGCCCGACGCGCGCaaagcagcagagaaacgagaagaaaaggtaaaagaggacaaagagaaagaagttgacaaagaggaagaagaggacaaagaggaagaagaggaagaacaccAAGGGCCGGATGTCCTGGAAATTGGGACGGGGCCGTACGCACTTTTAGCAGTGAACGCCGCACGCGCCGGTGCCAGACGGGTGGTTGCCTTGGAAGCAGATCGGCACAGTGCCTCGTCCGCCGCGCATTTCGTCCAGCTTTTTGGCTTCGAAAAACAAGTTTCTGTCTTGCATGCTTACAGCAGCGATGTGACGCGTGCGCAGCTAGCCGCGCAATTCGCAGCGCTgcctctgccgtctcgccgccagagagacgcgggagaaggtggagacggcgaggcgcagagaggcctTGCGGGAGACCcggggcgaagcagagaagaggagaaggaagtcgCGAGAACCGAAGGGACGGACGAatgccgagaaggcgacgcccTGCGCGTGGACCAGGCGAccaggcggcagaggcaTGACCGGAAGAACGAACTGAagggagagcggagagatGAAGGTTCACGGCCTTCTTTGCGTGGAAGGCGCaccgggaaaaaaggaaaagaactcCGGACGGAAAGTTCGGATGATGGTTGTACGGAGCCGAGTGCCAAGCGGATCAAGCGTgcggctgcctctccctctgcttccgaGCCGTCCGCCGTAgcctgcgcttcttcttcttcatcttcttcttttccgtcttcatCTCCGGATCCCTTTGCGCGTCTGTTGATTATTCACGAGATTATCGGCGACTTTgcgggaaacgaaggcgtTGCAGATGTCGTTCGGCTCTTGCAGAAGGAGCTGAGGCCGCACAGGCCGCGGTCCATTCCGCTTGCAGCCAGGTCTTTCATTCATCCGTGCATGTTTCCGCCTTCGACGagctttccgtttccccaCTTTCTCCACCGGCAGCGTAGTCGAATCTCACCCAGACGGCGCCTCATCCAGGCGATTGGCCTACAACAGTTCGCCCTACTTCTCGCCACAGGCGCCGCGGAAATCACCGTTTTGTACGGGTCGCCCTACACCGGGCCTGTGGACAGGGATAAAAGAGGCGCAAAGACAAAAGCCGCCGACCGGGGCAGCGGAGATCGCGACCGccagaagaacggcgagaagcgcggcgagaagcgcggcgagaaggtgCAAAGGGAGGtggaggaacgcgaggaTGGAGCAGCGGACGCGAAGcatgcaaagagagaaaggcgcgaagTTCCGTGCGAGCAGGatccagaagaaaggggagagaacgcgccAGGGCGAGACGTCAATGCGGTGTCcagacgcgacggagacgcagcggtGGCCTCGATCGAGGCGACAGGAGCccagggagacgagaaaacaaaggcaGGGCAACCCAGAGACGAGACGtcgggcggcgaggcgaggcggaccGTGATtaccgaggaagaggaacggtCCCGCATCGTCGAGGAGAGAATGACAGTAGCAGGCGCGCGGCCAGGTGAAGTGTGCGGCAGCAGttcggcgcctcttctctctccagtttttGAAGAATTACTTCTGGAAGAAGATATGGAATGTCAGATGCAACAGCGGAGACTCCTGCGTTTCGTCGTCGAGAAGCGGGGCGCGATGGCGGGACTTGTGGTCACGAACGAAGTGGAGTTAGTGAAG GGACTGTGCGTGGGAACGGCGGAGTGCGTGACGAGCGGGCCGTCTCCGCACGCGTTTCCGGACGAGCACGCCTCAGTTTGGTACAAGGCGTTTGTCTTGATGCCCGACGAGGTGTCTGTGGACGTCGGGGACCAAATTCTCGTCGACGCGGCGATTGACCTGCAGAACTaccagaaagaggagaccgCGGGGGCGAAGCgcgccgaggaaggagacggctcGGGTGGCGACAACGGGGCTGCgcgacgacgcggaagaaagcgaaagaggagagggcgcCCGATCTGCTTgaggcgcggcgagcggAACGGTTCGCAGGAGTCGCGTCGTCAGGCAGGCGCGGACGTGAACGCcgaggaggacggagaagaggacggagatgGGGAAgccgacggggaagaagaccggGAAGTAGACggggcagaagagagagaaaggaagaagcgcgacgagaggaaggggccagagaccgacgagaaagagaggaaacgggggCGGAGCGGGAGGTGCGCAACTCGCAGAAATCGCAGCGGTTCCGCGTCGTGGACaactgcgtctcctcccgaTGCTTCgccccgtcgctcgccttccgcggGTTCGGCGAAGCGTTCTCGTCGGTTGAAGTCGGCGTCGACTTCGCTGAGGccgggaaaggaagagaagggagggaaggaagcatcgcaagaagaacgagagacggaagcgagaggcgtcCGAACGCGGCGCCAGCTGAAGATCcgagaaacaaaagacaACTCACCAAAGGACCGGGGATGCAGATATCGACGTCGCACGCGATCACGCACTGCCGAAAAGCaagaagacagggacgaggaggaaggaggcgatgAGGAccgagcagaagaggaagaaagggacgagggccgtggagagaaacggcagcaggcggggaagagagcgcaaCTACGCGTGAAAGATGCAGCGAAGGGGCGGGAGCtcgggagacgagcgagggagagcgcaACGCGCAGAGGAtcccgctcctcgcctcaGGGGCCACAGACACCGGAccagaacgaggaagagcacggggaagaagagtgTGCGAGACACGGGGATGGGAGGAGGCCACGGAGGGGTGCTTCTgtggagagcgcgcgaggggCGGTGAAgcacgaaaacgcggaagagacgaccGACTCCGGTGTCTCCCCGAGACCCGCCGCAGCGCGACCTTCGCTGGGAGGCCCGAGAGTCTCGCGTGCGTCTGCGCAGCAAAGTGCCTGTCTAAAATCGCCtgcttcatcttcttcgcctttgtcgtctccgcctttgtcttcttcgtcttcttcatctgcgccttcccttcgcgcctctctcgagtCCTCCTCTTTTGTCGAGGCGCCAGGGGACAGGCCAGAGGCAGCGCtcaaagcagagagagaagaccgctTGGAAGCGCCGCCGTTTTCAGGAAACTCGCAGCGTGGGGACACACACGCTGGAGGTGAAAGTCCGCAGCCTTCCCCGGCGGGGCAGCGTCTTCCCGCGCGCCTGTACTCGCGGCCGTCTTACAAGTTCGACATTTCCGTTTTCCGCAAGCAGGATTTCGCTTCGCTCCCCGtgggcgtgtctctcgcctcgctctcgtccgcAGCCTTGCAggagctgtctccgtcgtaCTTTGCGTCTGTTGATGTGCCGTTCGAAGAGCAGGTTCCCCACGCCCCGCCCTCGGAGAAGGCCCAGCAGGGGAAGGGCCGAAAGCGCGGTCCTGGCCCCacggacggagagacgaagccgTGA